A stretch of the Arthrobacter stackebrandtii genome encodes the following:
- a CDS encoding ABC transporter ATP-binding protein — translation MSGDSTVPGVLADPCVVAENVAMKYKVISTEEQAKTPSLGWKFLRRIKPNPNTVTVNALNELSLIVRRGESVGVIGRNGSGKSTLMKLVSGQVRPTSGAIHATSTPIMLGVNAALVPELAGDQNVILGGLAMGLTMEEIEARFDEIVEVSGLEKSIHLPMKSYSSGMGARLRFAIAACGNPEILLVDEALNTGDAQFAARSKRRMDELREKAGCVLLVSHSLTTIKDMTGRVVWLDKGDLIMDGEPKEVTKKYMEFTKLLAKGNNNSAFELRAELRSSLEMVNVVNAPESSRSAQVVR, via the coding sequence ATGTCAGGGGATAGCACTGTGCCCGGCGTGCTCGCGGACCCCTGTGTCGTGGCCGAGAACGTCGCCATGAAATACAAGGTCATCTCCACCGAAGAGCAGGCCAAGACGCCAAGCCTCGGTTGGAAGTTCCTGCGCCGCATCAAGCCCAACCCCAACACCGTCACGGTCAACGCCCTGAACGAGCTGTCGCTGATCGTGCGCCGCGGCGAATCCGTCGGCGTCATCGGGCGCAACGGATCCGGCAAGAGCACGCTCATGAAGCTGGTCAGCGGACAGGTGCGCCCCACCAGCGGTGCCATCCACGCCACCAGCACGCCCATCATGCTCGGCGTCAACGCCGCCCTCGTCCCGGAACTCGCCGGTGACCAGAACGTCATTCTGGGTGGTTTGGCCATGGGCCTGACCATGGAGGAGATCGAAGCCCGCTTCGATGAGATCGTGGAAGTGTCTGGCCTGGAGAAGTCCATCCACCTGCCCATGAAGTCCTACTCCTCCGGCATGGGCGCGCGCCTGCGCTTCGCCATTGCCGCCTGCGGCAACCCGGAGATCCTCCTGGTCGATGAGGCACTGAACACGGGTGACGCCCAGTTTGCCGCCCGCAGCAAGCGCCGCATGGATGAGCTGCGCGAAAAGGCAGGCTGCGTCCTGCTCGTCAGCCACAGCCTGACCACCATCAAGGACATGACCGGACGCGTCGTGTGGCTGGACAAGGGCGACCTCATCATGGATGGCGAGCCCAAGGAAGTCACCAAGAAATACATGGAATTCACCAAGCTGCTCGCCAAGGGCAACAACAACTCTGCCTTCGAACTGCGGGCGGAACTGCGTTCCTCCCTTGAGATGGTCAACGTCGTCAACGCCCCGGAATCCAGCCGGAGTGCGCAGGTGGTGCGCTGA
- a CDS encoding ABC transporter permease, giving the protein MTEAVGQLPQPAAVHDVPVDLSKLKRVGARPKFLDYLVQLWDFRQFTYYDARARIQSGTRRDKLGSAWLILNPIFNGLTYFLVFGLLLNTSKGIPNFIGYLVIGVFMYQITSGAIMSGARSMQQNKALVQGFSFPRAALPIGVNLREFLGNVPMLIAMLLIVLVVPPAEPITWRWLLLLPVLVLQFAFNLGVGLILARMISKVNDITHLLPFFLRLVMYLSAVFYSLDRFKDHPTILRLMEANPMFIIIDITRDSVLYGVTPSLSSWAMLTAWASLVLVIGMVFFWRAEESYVRG; this is encoded by the coding sequence ATGACTGAAGCTGTAGGGCAGCTGCCACAGCCTGCTGCAGTACATGACGTCCCCGTGGACCTGAGCAAACTGAAAAGGGTGGGCGCGCGCCCCAAGTTTCTGGACTACCTGGTCCAGCTGTGGGACTTCCGCCAGTTCACGTACTATGACGCACGTGCCCGGATCCAGAGCGGCACCCGTCGCGACAAGCTGGGCAGTGCGTGGCTGATCCTCAACCCGATCTTCAACGGCCTGACCTACTTCCTGGTGTTTGGGCTGCTGTTGAACACCAGCAAGGGCATCCCCAACTTCATCGGCTACCTGGTCATCGGCGTGTTCATGTACCAGATAACCTCCGGTGCCATCATGAGCGGCGCACGGTCCATGCAGCAAAACAAGGCGCTTGTGCAGGGATTCAGCTTCCCCCGTGCCGCCCTGCCCATCGGCGTAAACCTGCGTGAATTCCTTGGCAACGTGCCGATGCTCATCGCCATGCTGCTGATCGTCCTGGTCGTTCCGCCGGCAGAGCCCATCACCTGGCGCTGGCTGCTGCTGCTGCCGGTTTTGGTGCTGCAGTTTGCCTTCAACCTCGGCGTCGGCCTGATCCTTGCCCGCATGATCTCCAAGGTCAATGACATCACGCACCTTCTGCCGTTCTTCCTGCGCCTTGTCATGTACTTGTCCGCGGTGTTCTACTCCCTGGACCGCTTCAAGGACCACCCCACCATCTTGAGGCTCATGGAAGCCAACCCCATGTTCATCATCATCGACATCACCCGTGACTCGGTCCTGTACGGGGTCACGCCATCTCTTTCGTCATGGGCCATGCTGACCGCGTGGGCCTCCCTGGTGCTTGTCATTGGCATGGTCTTTTTCTGGCGGGCGGAGGAGTCCTATGTCAGGGGATAG
- the wecC gene encoding UDP-N-acetyl-D-mannosamine dehydrogenase, translating into MNTPTFESAKAAGIETVAVIGLGYIGLPTAAILATNGLKVIGVDVSSATVEAVNRGEVPFVEPDLGTSVAGAVAQGFLRAQKETPAADAFIVAVPTPFQADKSADLSYIEDAARAIAPQLRGGELIILESTSPPQTTAHMAQVVLEARPDLSLDGSEGRPAVLFAHCPERVLPGRVMIELVTNDRIVGGLNAGAAAAATALYKVFCKGEILETDATTAELSKLVENAYRDVNIAFANELSVVSKNLGVDVWELIELANHHPRVNILQPGPGVGGHCIAVDPWFIVAADPENARLIRTAREVNDSKPQRVVEQILEPLDGNGAPTIAALGLAFKPNIDDMRESPAVDIVHKLATQRPDAKILVVTPHSKVLPKKLEGFTNITSATAEEAIAAADVVALLVDHDKFREIDTATLAGKHVVDTRGFWHIRDNE; encoded by the coding sequence GTGAACACACCGACATTTGAATCAGCAAAAGCAGCCGGCATTGAGACCGTTGCCGTTATTGGCTTGGGCTACATCGGCCTGCCCACCGCCGCCATCCTGGCCACCAATGGCCTGAAGGTCATCGGCGTAGACGTTTCCTCCGCCACCGTCGAGGCCGTCAACCGTGGCGAGGTGCCCTTCGTGGAGCCCGACCTCGGCACCAGCGTTGCCGGGGCAGTCGCCCAGGGCTTCCTGCGCGCACAGAAGGAAACCCCGGCTGCGGATGCCTTCATCGTCGCCGTCCCCACGCCGTTCCAGGCTGACAAGTCGGCTGACCTCAGCTACATCGAGGACGCAGCACGCGCCATCGCCCCGCAGCTGCGCGGCGGCGAGCTGATCATCCTCGAATCCACCTCCCCGCCCCAGACCACGGCCCACATGGCCCAGGTCGTGCTGGAGGCCCGCCCCGACCTTAGCCTGGACGGCTCCGAGGGCCGCCCAGCCGTTCTCTTTGCGCACTGCCCGGAGCGAGTCCTCCCCGGCCGTGTCATGATCGAGCTCGTCACCAACGACAGGATCGTCGGCGGCCTCAACGCCGGCGCCGCCGCTGCAGCAACTGCCCTCTACAAGGTCTTCTGCAAGGGCGAGATCCTGGAAACGGACGCCACCACTGCCGAGCTCTCCAAGTTGGTTGAGAACGCCTACCGCGACGTCAACATCGCCTTCGCCAACGAGCTCTCGGTCGTCAGCAAGAACCTGGGTGTGGATGTCTGGGAGCTCATCGAGCTGGCCAACCACCACCCCCGCGTGAACATCCTGCAGCCGGGTCCCGGCGTTGGCGGGCACTGCATTGCAGTTGACCCGTGGTTCATTGTCGCCGCCGATCCAGAGAACGCACGCCTAATCCGCACCGCCCGTGAGGTCAACGACTCCAAGCCGCAGCGCGTTGTGGAACAGATCCTTGAGCCGCTCGATGGCAACGGCGCGCCCACAATTGCCGCCCTCGGCCTGGCCTTCAAGCCGAACATTGATGACATGCGCGAATCGCCGGCCGTGGACATCGTCCACAAGCTGGCCACACAGCGGCCGGACGCCAAGATCCTCGTTGTGACGCCACACTCCAAGGTGCTGCCCAAGAAACTCGAGGGCTTTACAAACATCACCTCGGCAACGGCTGAGGAAGCCATCGCCGCCGCTGACGTGGTGGCCCTGCTGGTCGACCACGACAAGTTCCGTGAAATCGACACTGCAACCCTTGCAGGCAAGCACGTCGTGGACACCCGCGGCTTCTGGCACATTCGCGACAATGAATAA
- a CDS encoding LCP family protein: MTDLLDAAGPGAPGHGPRRQNRSQEPKKKKTARNVLFFFLGLFVIAALVATFFVAKLASDFNSGAQTITKEKVFPKEDSRPAPASTGAKNILLLGSDSRGDGVDMAEGGQASDQRSDTMMWVHIPANRKNVTMMSIMRDTWVDIPGFGEAKINAAMAYGGVPLVVQTLEGMFQNRIDHVAIVDFEGFKAITDALGGVTVPVTVPFTTSHGNHTFAAGPQKMNGDQALAFVRERYSFADGDYQRVRNQQLFLKAVMNTVLTPATLTNPMKISELVGQVSPYISVDESLDAGTLGALALSLRDVRSANVISFTLPNLGTGTSADGQSIVIKDDAAVQGIADALTKDSLVSYLSQNGLG; this comes from the coding sequence ATGACTGATCTCCTCGATGCGGCCGGCCCCGGCGCGCCCGGACACGGCCCGCGACGCCAGAACCGCAGCCAAGAACCCAAAAAGAAGAAGACCGCACGCAACGTCCTCTTCTTTTTTCTTGGCCTCTTCGTCATCGCGGCCTTGGTCGCCACCTTCTTCGTGGCCAAGCTCGCCAGCGACTTCAACAGCGGTGCACAAACCATCACCAAGGAAAAGGTCTTCCCCAAGGAGGACAGCCGCCCGGCACCAGCCTCAACCGGCGCCAAGAACATCCTGCTGCTCGGCAGCGACAGCCGCGGCGACGGCGTGGACATGGCAGAAGGCGGGCAGGCTTCCGACCAGCGCTCCGACACCATGATGTGGGTCCACATCCCGGCCAACCGCAAGAACGTCACCATGATGTCCATCATGCGCGACACCTGGGTTGACATCCCCGGCTTCGGCGAGGCCAAGATCAACGCGGCCATGGCCTACGGCGGCGTCCCGCTCGTGGTCCAGACGCTCGAGGGCATGTTCCAGAACCGCATCGACCACGTCGCCATCGTGGACTTCGAGGGCTTCAAGGCCATCACGGACGCCCTGGGCGGCGTCACGGTCCCGGTCACCGTGCCGTTCACCACATCGCACGGCAACCACACCTTCGCAGCGGGCCCGCAGAAGATGAACGGAGACCAGGCGCTCGCCTTTGTCCGCGAACGTTACTCCTTCGCCGACGGCGACTACCAGCGCGTACGCAACCAGCAGCTCTTCCTCAAGGCAGTCATGAACACCGTGCTGACCCCGGCGACGCTGACCAATCCCATGAAAATCAGCGAGTTGGTCGGCCAGGTCTCCCCGTACATTTCCGTGGATGAGAGCCTGGATGCAGGAACCCTCGGCGCCCTCGCGCTGAGCCTTCGTGACGTCCGCAGCGCAAATGTGATCTCTTTCACGCTGCCAAATCTTGGCACCGGAACCAGTGCGGACGGCCAGTCCATTGTTATCAAGGACGATGCCGCCGTGCAGGGCATCGCAGATGCACTCACCAAAGATTCGCTCGTGTCATACCTCTCCCAAAACGGTCTCGGCTGA
- a CDS encoding glycosyltransferase family 4 protein: MGLLKNFSLAATTALRHVSDDPVVLVLQLSRRLPAKIVQPAAKAVCKAMPSSTAPAALIAAHVAGDSNGLERRLESARANGVSGNRARLAADIALAAGQPEWADQFLPAAAGSARLPATVARRKWYDGDMSGAVAALAGQRGSLGRHHDRLAGELKTFSGWTPLLPSVHMVPVPGRVLHFLTNSLPHTASGYAQRSHSIMAAQRDAGWDVLAVTRLGYPVQVGKVLAEEQDVVDGITYQRLLPPRMAATADARMQQEAEELLRAALEFRPEVLHTTTHFANGLVVDAVARALGIPWVYEVRGQLADTWASTRADAAKESQRYLEFQAREASVMNAASSVFTLGETMKDSIVAAGIPAEKVLLAPNAVGGEFLGEPKNHVQARSTLGLDPDLSYIGTVSSLVDYEGMDDLLDAFAILSPDFPKLRLLIVGSGTSAPSLQDQAKRLGLSNKVIFTGRVPRESTPIYHAALDIFVVPRKDLAVTRAVTPLKPVEALASARPVVASNLPALREIVEDNVNGRLSAADDPADLATVLSGLLTDPELRKRLGAVGRSRVLETRTWAANAAAYSAEYKKAVKLSLESRSGTHD; encoded by the coding sequence GTGGGGTTGTTGAAAAACTTCTCGCTGGCGGCGACAACCGCCCTCAGGCATGTTTCAGATGATCCCGTGGTGCTCGTGCTGCAGCTGTCCCGCCGACTGCCCGCCAAGATCGTCCAGCCCGCCGCCAAGGCCGTCTGCAAGGCGATGCCCTCATCCACCGCACCCGCTGCCCTGATCGCAGCGCATGTCGCCGGCGACAGCAACGGCCTGGAACGGCGCCTTGAGTCGGCCCGCGCCAACGGCGTCTCCGGCAACCGCGCCCGCCTGGCCGCAGACATCGCCCTCGCCGCCGGGCAGCCCGAGTGGGCGGACCAGTTCCTGCCCGCGGCCGCAGGCAGCGCACGCCTGCCCGCCACGGTGGCCCGCCGCAAATGGTACGACGGCGACATGTCAGGCGCCGTTGCCGCCCTCGCCGGCCAGCGGGGGAGCCTGGGCAGGCACCACGACCGCCTTGCTGGAGAGCTGAAGACTTTTTCGGGCTGGACCCCGCTGCTGCCGTCAGTCCACATGGTTCCCGTGCCCGGACGGGTCCTGCACTTCTTGACCAACTCGCTTCCGCACACCGCCAGCGGCTACGCCCAGCGCAGCCACTCCATCATGGCGGCACAGCGCGACGCCGGCTGGGACGTCCTGGCCGTGACCCGGCTCGGGTACCCCGTCCAGGTCGGCAAGGTGCTCGCGGAGGAACAGGATGTCGTTGACGGCATCACCTACCAGCGGCTCCTGCCCCCGCGCATGGCTGCCACCGCTGACGCCCGCATGCAGCAGGAAGCGGAAGAGCTCCTTCGCGCCGCCCTGGAATTCCGGCCCGAGGTCCTCCACACCACCACGCACTTCGCCAACGGGCTTGTCGTGGACGCTGTCGCTCGCGCCCTCGGCATCCCGTGGGTGTATGAGGTCCGCGGCCAGTTGGCCGACACCTGGGCATCCACCCGCGCCGACGCAGCCAAGGAAAGCCAGCGCTACCTTGAATTCCAGGCCCGCGAAGCATCGGTCATGAACGCAGCCAGCTCCGTCTTCACCCTGGGTGAGACCATGAAGGACAGCATTGTGGCCGCGGGCATCCCGGCGGAAAAGGTGCTGCTGGCACCCAACGCCGTGGGCGGGGAATTCCTCGGGGAGCCCAAGAACCACGTGCAGGCCAGGTCAACCCTGGGGCTCGATCCGGACCTGTCCTACATTGGCACCGTCAGCTCGCTCGTTGACTACGAGGGCATGGACGACCTTCTGGACGCCTTCGCAATTTTGTCCCCGGACTTCCCCAAGTTACGCCTGTTGATTGTGGGAAGCGGCACATCAGCCCCGTCACTTCAGGACCAGGCCAAACGCCTCGGCCTGTCGAACAAGGTCATCTTCACCGGCCGGGTTCCCCGCGAATCCACGCCGATTTACCATGCGGCGCTTGATATTTTCGTTGTCCCCAGGAAAGACCTGGCGGTCACCCGGGCCGTGACCCCGCTCAAGCCGGTGGAAGCCCTGGCCAGTGCCCGTCCGGTCGTGGCAAGCAATTTGCCCGCGCTCCGTGAGATAGTTGAGGACAACGTTAACGGCAGGCTGAGTGCTGCGGATGATCCCGCGGACTTGGCCACGGTTTTGTCTGGGCTGTTAACGGATCCGGAATTGAGAAAGCGCCTGGGTGCGGTCGGTCGCAGCCGTGTACTGGAGACCCGCACGTGGGCGGCCAATGCTGCTGCCTACAGCGCGGAGTACAAGAAAGCAGTTAAGTTGTCGTTGGAAAGTCGCAGTGGAACGCATGACTGA
- a CDS encoding glycosyltransferase family 4 protein, protein MLDKVRAQKRAATRTPAKDAESSGRPAGRGKPLRIMLMIHSYWPENSPPQRRWTTLIREFRKANWNVEVVAPVAHFPLGKRTLPTSLAGRPFRGQQGPLGESIKRAPYIPHSGNSHVARLMDQLVSAAMSVPAGLMWRKSEVVIVTAPSLPIMVAGYIVAKARRVPLIVEMRDAWPDLARDARIVKGSVKSLVERVVEAIQLRADMVVSVTEGFAETLRARGVKNVVTVSNGLDLDSVPVFDPPPMDREIFEALYLGNHGESQRLDVVIRASALVGDSMVLHMVGHGTQRPGLMELAAELNAPVIFHDSLHGKDVLDRYEKADTCIVSLRDDWKSFEATVPSKTYEVMSIGRHVTAVVRGEAARIVKEAECGDVVAWKAEAIAQLWRELAADRSRLQAGTSGREWVRKNANYPMLATQYMEAIEGLVRERSAV, encoded by the coding sequence ATGCTTGACAAGGTCCGCGCGCAAAAGCGCGCCGCCACACGGACGCCCGCCAAGGATGCCGAATCATCCGGCAGGCCCGCAGGCCGGGGCAAGCCACTGCGCATCATGCTCATGATCCACTCATACTGGCCGGAGAACAGTCCGCCGCAGCGGCGCTGGACAACCCTCATCCGTGAATTCCGCAAGGCCAACTGGAACGTGGAAGTCGTAGCCCCCGTGGCCCACTTTCCGCTGGGCAAGCGCACCCTCCCCACATCACTGGCGGGACGCCCCTTTCGAGGCCAGCAGGGACCCCTGGGCGAGAGCATCAAGCGTGCCCCCTACATACCCCACAGCGGCAACTCCCACGTCGCCCGGCTCATGGACCAGCTGGTGTCAGCCGCCATGTCGGTTCCTGCGGGCCTGATGTGGCGCAAGTCGGAGGTCGTCATTGTCACGGCCCCCAGCCTGCCCATCATGGTCGCCGGCTACATCGTGGCCAAGGCGCGCCGTGTGCCGCTCATAGTCGAAATGCGCGACGCCTGGCCGGACCTGGCCCGCGATGCCCGCATCGTCAAGGGCAGCGTCAAGAGCCTGGTGGAGCGCGTCGTCGAAGCAATCCAGCTGCGGGCGGACATGGTCGTCTCCGTGACGGAAGGTTTCGCCGAAACCCTGAGGGCCCGCGGCGTGAAAAACGTGGTCACCGTCAGCAACGGCCTGGACCTGGACTCCGTTCCGGTCTTTGACCCGCCCCCGATGGATCGCGAAATCTTTGAGGCCCTGTACCTCGGCAACCACGGCGAGAGCCAGCGGCTGGACGTAGTCATCCGGGCCAGCGCCCTGGTCGGCGACTCCATGGTCCTGCACATGGTCGGCCACGGCACCCAGCGCCCGGGCCTCATGGAGCTGGCGGCCGAACTCAACGCACCCGTCATCTTCCACGATTCCCTCCACGGCAAGGACGTGCTGGACCGCTACGAGAAGGCGGACACCTGCATCGTCTCCCTGCGTGACGACTGGAAGTCCTTTGAAGCCACGGTGCCGTCCAAGACCTATGAAGTCATGTCCATCGGCCGGCACGTGACGGCAGTGGTCCGCGGCGAAGCTGCCCGCATCGTCAAGGAAGCCGAGTGCGGCGACGTCGTCGCCTGGAAGGCCGAGGCCATCGCCCAGCTCTGGCGCGAACTCGCCGCCGACCGCAGCCGCCTCCAGGCCGGCACCAGCGGCCGCGAGTGGGTCCGCAAGAACGCCAACTACCCCATGCTGGCCACACAATACATGGAGGCCATTGAGGGCCTGGTCCGTGAAAGGAGTGCTGTTTAG
- a CDS encoding glycosyltransferase family protein, with translation MYTVNEAKTALWHLRSGGPEQLKEWQARRRVDLGFAAPTSVQGVEGGWVGRGKKRHLSFTPADIPTGEARRNDLKVGVILDDFSAMAFRFEWNAVALDPAAWAQQLDGLDLVFIESAWAGNERLWRGKIASDDGPAQPFIDMLAACKAQGIPTVFWNKEDPPHYDDFLPAAKLFDVVFTSDEGRIESYRRDLGHDRIDVLPFAAQPAVHNPVRPAKGWHKRDVAFGGMYFAHKYPERREQMDLLLNGVMDASSKMDTGLEIFSRQLGGSPEYQFPAPLDSRVVGSLTYPQMLSAYKAYKVFLNVNSVVDSASMCARRIFEISAAGTPVITTPSAAIRNFFTEDEVPVAETRESAAHQSRALVKNAELNDRTAHLAQRRIWQEHTYAHRVESVLASALPGRASGMARPTASALVPTIRPQQIENVFRTAASQNGIETQLVLLTHGFELEQDRLRKLQEQYNVPNVALLTAGRDVSLGECLNRCVAAADGDVLAKMDDDDHYGVDYLSDQIFALDYSRAQIVGKQAHYMHLESSKATILRFGHKEHRYTDFVMGPTIVAAKETFIANPFPALGLGEDTGFLRNAGQSGMQIYSADRFNFYQVRAGDGHTWQVEDAELLASGDLKFYGDPSEHTDI, from the coding sequence ATGTACACCGTCAACGAAGCAAAAACCGCACTGTGGCACCTGCGCTCCGGCGGCCCGGAGCAGCTGAAGGAATGGCAGGCCCGCCGGCGCGTGGACCTCGGCTTTGCCGCGCCAACCAGCGTCCAGGGCGTTGAAGGCGGATGGGTGGGTCGCGGCAAGAAGCGCCACCTGTCCTTCACCCCGGCAGACATCCCCACCGGGGAGGCCCGCCGCAACGACCTCAAGGTCGGCGTCATCCTCGACGACTTTTCCGCCATGGCCTTCCGCTTTGAATGGAACGCCGTAGCCCTTGACCCCGCCGCCTGGGCACAGCAGCTCGACGGCCTGGACTTGGTTTTTATCGAGTCCGCATGGGCCGGCAACGAGCGCCTGTGGCGCGGCAAGATCGCCAGCGATGACGGCCCGGCACAGCCCTTCATTGACATGCTCGCCGCCTGCAAGGCCCAGGGCATCCCCACGGTCTTCTGGAACAAGGAGGACCCGCCGCACTACGACGACTTCCTCCCTGCCGCCAAGCTCTTCGACGTCGTCTTCACCTCGGATGAGGGACGCATTGAAAGCTACCGCCGGGACCTCGGCCACGACCGCATCGACGTGCTGCCCTTCGCAGCACAGCCTGCAGTCCACAACCCCGTCCGCCCCGCCAAGGGCTGGCACAAGCGCGACGTCGCCTTCGGCGGCATGTACTTCGCCCACAAGTACCCCGAGCGCCGCGAGCAGATGGACCTTCTGCTCAACGGTGTCATGGACGCCTCCAGCAAGATGGACACGGGCCTGGAGATCTTCTCCCGCCAGCTCGGCGGCAGCCCGGAGTACCAGTTCCCGGCACCCCTTGACTCGCGCGTGGTCGGTTCTCTGACGTATCCGCAGATGCTCTCCGCCTACAAGGCGTACAAGGTCTTCCTCAACGTCAACTCGGTGGTTGACTCCGCCAGCATGTGCGCGCGCCGGATCTTTGAGATCTCCGCCGCCGGCACACCTGTCATCACCACCCCCAGCGCCGCCATCCGCAACTTCTTCACCGAGGACGAGGTCCCCGTTGCAGAAACACGCGAATCTGCTGCGCACCAGAGCCGGGCGCTCGTGAAGAACGCCGAGCTGAATGACCGGACGGCACACCTGGCCCAGCGCCGCATCTGGCAGGAACACACCTACGCCCACCGCGTGGAAAGTGTCCTCGCCAGCGCCCTGCCCGGGCGCGCTTCCGGCATGGCCCGTCCCACCGCATCTGCGCTTGTCCCCACAATCCGCCCGCAGCAGATCGAAAACGTGTTCCGCACCGCTGCCTCGCAGAACGGCATCGAAACCCAGCTCGTCCTGCTCACCCACGGCTTTGAGCTTGAACAGGACCGGCTGCGCAAGCTGCAGGAGCAGTACAACGTGCCAAACGTCGCCCTGCTGACCGCCGGCCGCGACGTCTCCCTGGGGGAGTGCCTGAACCGCTGCGTGGCAGCAGCCGACGGTGATGTGCTCGCCAAGATGGACGACGACGACCACTACGGCGTCGACTACCTCTCCGACCAGATCTTTGCCCTGGATTACTCACGGGCCCAGATCGTCGGCAAGCAGGCGCACTACATGCACCTGGAGTCGTCCAAGGCCACCATCCTGCGCTTTGGCCATAAGGAGCACAGGTACACTGACTTTGTCATGGGGCCAACCATCGTGGCGGCAAAGGAGACTTTCATTGCCAACCCGTTTCCTGCCCTCGGGCTGGGGGAGGACACCGGGTTCTTGCGCAATGCAGGACAATCAGGGATGCAGATCTACTCTGCTGACCGTTTCAATTTTTACCAGGTGCGTGCCGGCGACGGCCATACCTGGCAAGTGGAAGACGCCGAACTACTCGCATCCGGCGACCTAAAATTCTATGGGGATCCCAGTGAACACACCGACATTTGA